One part of the Halobacteria archaeon AArc-dxtr1 genome encodes these proteins:
- a CDS encoding DEAD/DEAH box helicase — MAATDEHQPAIEHPLLQPDFLERRLYQLKLAGTAANDHTLVCLPTGLGKTTVSLLVTARRVDEVGGKSMMLAPTKPLVQQHADFYREALQIPDDEIVVFTGDVSPDDRAALWEEATVVMATPQVIENDLVGSRISLADVTHLTFDECHRATGDYAYNYIAERYHADAENPLVTGMSASPGGDEEAILEVCENLGLREVEVMTEDDADVAEFTHDTDVEWERIELPEEVLEIRNALNEVISDRLEKLKELGVAKSTQPDQSQTDLNRMRAELQQLINNDQSEGYKGMSVHAEVMKLRQAVTLVETQSVEALRRYFERQRNQARSSGASKASQRMVSDPRVTEAMRRAESFDQLHPKYRKTRMLLAETLGLEGGERVIAFTESRDTAEALTEFLSESFDAKRFVGQGDREGSDGMTQNQQQEVLDDFRAGEFEVLVSTSVAEEGLDVPEVDLVLFYEPVPTAIRSIQRKGRTGRQSEGRVVVLLAEDTRDEAYFWISRRREKEMESELRELKGMADDLEAELDDAQQSLAAFDTGAKVDAGDGKTQPGDGERSGTEGVASRPGLTDFAGDDEGDESDAEGEGNDAETDDGAGKREEADVDEPDEIETHEPHAEGDAIEIVADQREMDANIARELSRREEIEIRLETLDVGDYVCSDRVVVERKSVADFVDSLVGGDRSVFEQVGAMARSYSRPVVIVEGEGLYEQRDIHPNAIRGALSSLAIDFGASVLRTESEDDTTELLAVLAGREQETADREVSVHGEKGAKTLGEQQEYVVSSIAEIGPVTARSLLETFGGVEAVMTADEDDLQEAEGVGAVTAERIREVVGSEYAGVGSGDGE; from the coding sequence ATGGCAGCGACGGACGAGCACCAGCCCGCGATCGAGCATCCGCTTTTACAGCCGGACTTCTTGGAGCGCCGGCTCTACCAGTTGAAACTCGCCGGAACAGCGGCAAACGACCATACGCTCGTCTGTCTCCCGACAGGCCTCGGGAAGACGACCGTGAGCCTGCTCGTGACGGCACGGCGGGTAGACGAGGTCGGCGGGAAGTCGATGATGCTCGCACCGACCAAACCGCTCGTCCAGCAACACGCCGACTTCTACCGCGAGGCGCTACAGATTCCCGACGACGAGATCGTCGTCTTCACGGGCGACGTCAGCCCGGACGACCGCGCCGCCCTCTGGGAAGAGGCGACGGTCGTAATGGCGACCCCGCAGGTGATCGAGAACGACCTCGTCGGGAGCCGCATCTCGCTTGCGGACGTCACCCACCTGACCTTCGACGAGTGCCACCGCGCGACTGGCGACTACGCGTACAACTACATCGCCGAGCGCTACCACGCCGACGCAGAGAATCCTCTGGTGACCGGGATGTCGGCCTCCCCTGGAGGGGACGAGGAGGCCATTCTCGAGGTCTGTGAGAACCTCGGGCTCCGAGAGGTGGAGGTGATGACCGAAGACGACGCCGACGTCGCCGAGTTCACCCACGACACCGACGTCGAGTGGGAGCGCATCGAACTGCCCGAAGAGGTACTCGAAATCCGAAACGCGTTGAACGAGGTTATCAGCGACCGGCTTGAGAAGCTAAAGGAGCTCGGGGTGGCGAAGTCGACCCAGCCCGACCAGTCCCAGACGGACCTGAATCGAATGCGGGCGGAGCTCCAGCAGCTGATCAACAACGACCAGTCGGAGGGGTACAAGGGAATGTCCGTCCACGCCGAGGTGATGAAGCTCCGCCAGGCCGTGACGCTCGTCGAGACCCAGAGCGTCGAGGCCCTGCGACGGTACTTCGAGCGCCAGCGCAACCAGGCGCGCTCATCAGGGGCCTCGAAGGCGAGTCAGCGAATGGTCAGCGATCCGCGGGTCACGGAAGCGATGCGCCGCGCTGAGAGCTTCGATCAGCTTCACCCGAAATACCGCAAGACTCGGATGCTGCTCGCCGAGACTCTGGGACTGGAAGGCGGCGAGCGCGTCATCGCCTTCACCGAATCACGAGACACGGCGGAGGCGCTGACGGAGTTCCTCTCGGAGAGCTTCGACGCCAAGCGGTTCGTCGGCCAGGGCGACCGCGAAGGGAGCGACGGGATGACCCAGAACCAACAACAGGAGGTTCTCGACGACTTTCGCGCCGGCGAGTTCGAGGTGCTCGTCTCGACCTCCGTCGCCGAGGAGGGCCTCGACGTCCCCGAAGTCGACCTCGTACTCTTTTACGAGCCCGTGCCGACGGCGATCCGATCCATCCAGCGCAAGGGTCGGACCGGCCGCCAGTCCGAGGGGCGGGTCGTCGTCCTCCTCGCAGAGGACACCCGCGACGAGGCGTACTTCTGGATCTCCCGCCGTCGCGAGAAAGAGATGGAATCAGAGCTACGCGAGCTGAAGGGAATGGCCGACGACCTCGAAGCAGAGCTCGACGACGCCCAGCAGTCGCTCGCGGCGTTCGACACCGGAGCGAAAGTGGACGCCGGGGACGGAAAAACGCAACCAGGCGACGGGGAGCGCAGTGGAACTGAGGGGGTTGCCTCCCGGCCGGGATTGACCGACTTCGCGGGCGACGATGAGGGGGACGAGAGCGACGCCGAGGGGGAGGGCAACGACGCCGAGACCGACGACGGTGCCGGCAAACGGGAGGAGGCCGATGTCGACGAACCAGACGAGATCGAAACGCACGAGCCCCACGCCGAGGGCGACGCGATCGAGATCGTCGCCGACCAGCGCGAGATGGACGCCAACATCGCCCGCGAGCTCTCCCGACGCGAGGAGATCGAGATCCGCCTCGAGACCTTAGACGTCGGCGACTACGTCTGCTCTGACCGGGTCGTCGTCGAGCGCAAGTCCGTTGCGGACTTCGTCGACTCGCTGGTCGGGGGCGACCGCTCGGTCTTCGAGCAGGTGGGTGCGATGGCCAGAAGCTACTCGCGGCCGGTCGTGATCGTCGAGGGCGAGGGACTGTACGAACAGCGGGACATCCACCCGAACGCGATCCGGGGCGCACTCTCCTCGCTGGCGATCGACTTCGGCGCGAGCGTTCTGCGAACCGAAAGTGAGGACGACACCACCGAACTACTCGCGGTCCTCGCGGGTCGCGAGCAGGAAACGGCCGACCGGGAAGTCTCGGTTCACGGTGAGAAGGGCGCGAAGACGCTGGGCGAGCAACAGGAGTACGTCGTCTCCTCGATCGCCGAGATCGGCCCCGTCACGGCGCGCTCGCTGCTCGAGACGTTCGGCGGCGTCGAGGCGGTGATGACCGCCGACGAAGACGACCTACAGGAGGCAGAGGGCGTCGGCGCGGTCACCGCAGAGCGTATCCGGGAGGTCGTCGGAAGCGAGTACGCCGGTGTCGGATCGGGCGACGGTGAGTGA
- a CDS encoding TIGR00725 family protein — MRVSVIGGGTVSEDGAVIAEELGAELARRGHIVVCGGRGGTMTAVCRGAKREGGETIGILPGERREAANEHIDTAIATGLGHARNALVAMNGDAVIALAGGAGTLSEIGFAGIYDRPVVGIDTHDVPDVRAVETPAAAVDAVEAAMR, encoded by the coding sequence ATGCGCGTCAGCGTCATCGGTGGTGGAACCGTTTCCGAAGATGGTGCGGTGATCGCCGAGGAGTTGGGCGCCGAACTCGCCCGACGGGGCCACATCGTCGTCTGTGGCGGTCGTGGCGGGACGATGACGGCGGTCTGTCGCGGTGCGAAGCGCGAGGGCGGCGAGACGATCGGTATTCTACCGGGTGAGCGCCGCGAGGCGGCCAACGAGCACATCGACACTGCCATCGCGACCGGACTGGGCCACGCCAGGAACGCGCTCGTCGCGATGAACGGCGACGCGGTGATCGCGCTCGCCGGCGGCGCCGGCACGCTCTCCGAGATTGGGTTCGCCGGGATCTACGACCGTCCCGTCGTGGGGATCGATACGCACGACGTCCCCGACGTCCGCGCGGTCGAGACGCCCGCGGCAGCTGTCGACGCCGTCGAAGCGGCCATGCGGTAG
- a CDS encoding FxLYD domain-containing protein codes for MDDHSSTRRQLLAASVTGTGLALLAGCTGDDDGDDDGNDDSNDDSGETDSDGTELDPQEILTDSERESTRDGLEILEHEFYSNMLGADTGVEGVVANNTGEELRRVEVSVVFYNAEGQRLRTDATSTTDLPDGEEWLFDVTFFGETSEANEVEEYTIGVTDGSF; via the coding sequence ATGGACGACCATTCTTCTACGCGCAGGCAGCTGCTGGCCGCGTCGGTGACCGGGACAGGCCTCGCACTACTGGCGGGCTGTACCGGTGACGACGACGGCGATGATGACGGAAACGATGATAGCAACGACGACTCCGGTGAGACCGATTCCGACGGCACGGAACTGGACCCCCAAGAGATACTCACCGACAGTGAACGGGAATCGACTCGCGACGGGCTCGAGATCCTCGAACACGAGTTCTACAGCAATATGCTCGGGGCGGACACGGGCGTCGAGGGAGTCGTCGCCAACAATACCGGCGAGGAGTTGCGTCGCGTCGAGGTAAGCGTCGTCTTCTACAACGCGGAGGGGCAGCGACTGAGGACCGACGCGACGAGTACCACTGACCTCCCCGACGGCGAGGAGTGGCTATTCGACGTCACGTTCTTCGGAGAGACGTCCGAAGCGAACGAGGTCGAAGAGTACACGATCGGCGTTACTGATGGCTCGTTCTAA
- a CDS encoding malate dehydrogenase, with product MAKVSVVGAAGTVGAAAGYNIALRDVCDELVFVDIPDKEADTVGQAADANHGVAYDSNTTIRQGDYAETEGSDVVVITAGIPRQPGQSRIDLAGDNAPIMEDIGSSLAEYNDDFVTVTTSNPVDLLNRHLYETGERDRGKVIGFGGRLDSARFRYVIGQRFGAPVGNVEATILGEHGDAQVPVFSKVRVDGRDPEFDADEREELLAELQESAMNVIEKKGATEWGPATGVGHTVEAILRDTGEVLPASVVLEGEYGHEGAAFGVPCKLGSDGVEEVVEWDLSAFEREQLGEAAEKLAEQYEKIA from the coding sequence ATGGCAAAAGTTAGCGTAGTCGGTGCGGCCGGAACGGTCGGCGCGGCAGCGGGGTACAACATCGCGCTGCGAGACGTCTGTGACGAACTCGTCTTCGTCGACATTCCCGACAAGGAAGCCGACACCGTCGGCCAGGCCGCCGACGCCAACCACGGCGTCGCCTACGACTCGAACACGACGATCCGGCAGGGTGACTACGCCGAGACGGAGGGCTCTGACGTCGTCGTCATCACGGCCGGCATCCCGCGCCAGCCGGGCCAGAGCCGGATCGATCTGGCGGGCGACAACGCGCCGATCATGGAGGACATCGGCTCCTCACTCGCCGAGTACAACGACGACTTCGTCACCGTGACGACGTCGAACCCAGTCGATCTGCTCAACCGCCACCTCTACGAGACCGGCGAGCGCGACCGCGGCAAGGTGATCGGCTTCGGTGGCCGGCTCGACTCCGCGCGATTCCGGTACGTAATCGGACAACGCTTCGGCGCCCCCGTGGGGAACGTCGAGGCCACCATTCTGGGCGAGCACGGCGACGCCCAGGTGCCCGTCTTCTCGAAGGTTCGCGTCGACGGGCGAGACCCCGAGTTCGACGCGGACGAGCGCGAGGAACTGCTCGCCGAACTCCAGGAGTCGGCGATGAACGTCATCGAGAAGAAGGGGGCGACGGAGTGGGGGCCGGCCACGGGCGTCGGCCACACGGTCGAGGCCATCCTTCGAGACACGGGCGAGGTGCTGCCCGCGAGCGTCGTCCTCGAGGGCGAGTACGGCCACGAGGGAGCCGCCTTCGGCGTCCCCTGTAAGCTGGGTTCAGACGGTGTCGAGGAGGTCGTCGAGTGGGATCTCTCCGCGTTCGAGCGCGAGCAACTCGGCGAGGCCGCCGAGAAACTCGCCGAGCAGTACGAGAAAATCGCGTAA
- a CDS encoding cytochrome P450: MADRSPVAGRGTHEGNAAPTPPGPRGVPLLGNTLSIARDPLAFLERAREYGDVVAYDAFRRDFYAVFDPGLVEEVLVSRSDEFGKGGFETEFGQQVAPRGVSFTTGEQWARQRRLLQSSFTPAHVASYADAMVEETADTVRTWADGDVVELRESASALTLDILARTLFDLDFDGSRGDVVRRAAREMNAFVDADVLALRALLPDAVSTSRERSFERAMDDLTDLVDELVAERRAAVTDDSRPGDGETSGVDAGDDLLTLLATAEFPDGSRMSPEAIRDQLVTFLFAGHETTALALTYAWWLLAGHPTVRRALDEELAAVCGDRDPEMADLSELADLSELAVTEAIAREAMRLYPPVADLYREAHEPTTLGGYRVDPETTLQLSVYAIHRDERFWDDPETFRPERWLNDDRTAVLGASEQGRPEYAYFPFGGGPRHCLGMRFAMVELQLLLATMAQRVSFERVSDELDPTFRVTLDPGEVRMRVETRR; this comes from the coding sequence ATGGCCGATCGATCACCAGTGGCTGGACGGGGGACACACGAAGGGAACGCCGCGCCGACGCCGCCGGGGCCCCGGGGAGTGCCGCTGCTCGGGAACACTCTCTCGATCGCGCGTGATCCACTCGCGTTCCTCGAGCGGGCTCGAGAGTACGGCGACGTCGTCGCCTACGACGCCTTCAGGCGGGATTTCTACGCCGTTTTCGACCCCGGGCTGGTCGAGGAGGTCCTCGTCTCCCGGAGCGACGAGTTCGGTAAGGGCGGGTTCGAAACCGAGTTCGGGCAGCAGGTAGCGCCCCGCGGCGTCTCCTTTACCACCGGCGAGCAGTGGGCCCGCCAGCGGCGCCTCCTCCAGTCGTCGTTCACTCCGGCACACGTCGCGAGCTACGCGGATGCCATGGTCGAGGAGACGGCCGATACGGTCCGGACCTGGGCTGACGGCGATGTCGTCGAACTTCGGGAGTCCGCATCCGCGCTCACACTCGACATCTTGGCCCGGACGCTGTTCGACCTCGACTTCGACGGGTCGCGTGGCGACGTCGTCCGACGGGCCGCGCGGGAGATGAACGCCTTCGTCGACGCCGACGTGCTCGCGCTCCGCGCGCTGCTCCCCGACGCCGTCTCGACGTCACGCGAGCGCTCCTTCGAGCGTGCCATGGACGACCTCACGGATCTCGTCGACGAACTGGTCGCCGAACGCCGAGCTGCGGTGACCGACGACTCCAGACCGGGTGATGGCGAAACCAGCGGCGTCGACGCCGGCGACGACTTGCTCACGTTACTCGCCACGGCCGAGTTCCCCGATGGCTCCCGGATGTCTCCCGAAGCGATCCGCGACCAGCTCGTCACGTTCCTCTTCGCCGGCCACGAGACAACCGCGCTCGCGCTCACCTACGCCTGGTGGTTGCTCGCTGGCCACCCAACGGTCAGGCGTGCACTCGACGAGGAACTGGCTGCGGTCTGTGGCGACCGCGATCCCGAGATGGCCGATCTGTCCGAGCTGGCCGATCTGTCCGAGCTGGCCGTCACCGAGGCGATCGCTCGGGAAGCGATGCGCCTCTATCCACCCGTCGCCGATCTCTACCGGGAAGCCCACGAGCCGACCACCCTGGGCGGCTACCGGGTGGATCCCGAAACGACCCTCCAGCTGTCGGTCTACGCGATCCATCGCGACGAGCGCTTCTGGGACGACCCCGAGACGTTCCGTCCCGAGCGGTGGCTGAACGACGACCGGACCGCCGTCCTCGGTGCGAGCGAACAGGGACGTCCAGAGTACGCGTACTTCCCGTTTGGCGGCGGTCCCCGCCACTGCCTCGGGATGCGCTTTGCGATGGTCGAACTCCAGTTGCTGCTCGCGACGATGGCCCAGCGCGTCTCTTTCGAGCGCGTCTCCGACGAACTCGACCCGACGTTTCGCGTGACGCTCGATCCGGGCGAGGTACGGATGCGGGTCGAAACGCGGCGTTGA
- a CDS encoding helix-turn-helix domain-containing protein codes for MQSADLTLRLPPAARLPVPDLVSMGAVHREEVLSWDIDQERGRMRFLSVIAGEIDAVRALADDLNVEESVTVHRYGLSPIDDDTFYLYGELDLRDGDALLFEPFDHPGLVVVPPIVYESRDVVRFTVLGEGDALTGVLEAIPESVGVDVGRVSDHRRRTETLAGRLTNRQFEALRAAKTLGYYEVPRESSLADVAERLDCSESAASRLLRSAEKRLVDSAV; via the coding sequence ATGCAATCGGCCGATCTGACGCTCCGGCTCCCGCCGGCGGCGCGGCTCCCGGTTCCCGACCTCGTCTCGATGGGCGCCGTACATCGCGAGGAGGTGCTCTCGTGGGACATCGATCAGGAGCGAGGGCGCATGCGCTTTCTCTCAGTGATCGCCGGAGAGATCGACGCCGTGCGAGCACTCGCCGACGACCTCAACGTCGAGGAGTCGGTGACCGTCCACCGCTACGGTCTCAGTCCGATCGACGACGACACGTTCTACCTCTACGGCGAGCTCGACCTGCGTGACGGCGATGCCCTGCTCTTCGAGCCGTTCGACCACCCGGGCCTCGTTGTCGTCCCCCCAATCGTTTACGAGAGCCGTGACGTCGTTCGGTTTACCGTCCTGGGCGAGGGCGACGCGCTGACGGGTGTGCTCGAGGCCATCCCCGAGAGCGTCGGCGTGGACGTCGGCCGAGTGAGCGATCACCGACGGCGAACAGAGACCCTGGCCGGGCGGTTGACGAACCGACAGTTCGAGGCGCTACGGGCGGCGAAGACGCTCGGCTACTACGAGGTCCCCCGAGAGAGCTCTCTGGCCGACGTGGCCGAGCGACTGGATTGCTCGGAGAGCGCAGCCTCGCGATTGCTCCGATCGGCAGAGAAGCGGCTGGTCGACTCGGCGGTGTGA
- a CDS encoding ferredoxin: MRIEFDEDTCIGMYQCVAEWGDGFQKDKDAGKAVLVDGEEEADGIYVREVPEGAELDAKFAARTCPVDAITVYDDDGEQLIP; this comes from the coding sequence ATGCGAATCGAGTTCGACGAGGACACCTGCATCGGGATGTACCAGTGCGTCGCCGAGTGGGGCGACGGCTTCCAGAAGGACAAAGACGCCGGCAAGGCCGTTCTGGTCGACGGCGAGGAAGAAGCGGACGGAATCTACGTCCGCGAGGTCCCAGAAGGGGCCGAACTCGACGCGAAGTTCGCCGCCCGGACCTGCCCGGTCGACGCGATCACCGTCTACGACGACGACGGCGAGCAACTCATTCCCTAA
- a CDS encoding inorganic phosphate transporter, translated as MVSASFAVLVGAAVVTCLFMAWVLGANSNSPPFAPAIGANAISTMRAAFVIGILAAAGALMQGGSISETIGADLIDGVTITPLAATAGLLTAASFMAIGIYTRYPIPAAFATTGAMVGVGLSLGGDPAMATYQRLGTFWLLVPFMSGGLAYVTATLLRRDDVPEAVGVPLLGGIVGAILANIRLGVIPDPTADQGTLARFVSWQVGGGPTIAAGVDLGTILVTIGLGALSFYWVRQRVLVSVEDGIRSFLLVLGGIVAFSSGGSQVGLATGPLENLFRVELGLPGIVLLAIGATGLLAGAWMAAPRLLQATSREYAQLGVRRSIAALVPGFIIAQLAIALGIPISVNNIILSGVIGGGLAAGSAGVSKRKIGFTISFWVLTLGSSIVVGYGVYQLLAAVMGG; from the coding sequence ATGGTGTCTGCATCGTTTGCCGTGCTCGTGGGAGCCGCCGTCGTCACCTGTCTGTTCATGGCCTGGGTGCTCGGCGCTAACAGTAACTCGCCACCGTTTGCCCCCGCAATCGGCGCGAACGCGATCTCGACGATGCGAGCCGCGTTCGTTATCGGGATCCTCGCCGCCGCGGGGGCGCTCATGCAGGGGGGAAGCATCTCCGAGACGATCGGCGCTGATCTCATCGACGGTGTGACGATCACACCCCTGGCCGCCACTGCCGGCCTCTTGACTGCGGCGAGTTTCATGGCAATCGGGATCTACACCCGATATCCGATTCCCGCAGCCTTCGCAACGACCGGGGCGATGGTCGGCGTCGGGCTCTCGCTGGGTGGCGATCCGGCGATGGCGACCTACCAGCGACTCGGGACGTTCTGGTTGCTGGTGCCGTTTATGTCCGGCGGACTGGCGTACGTGACGGCGACGCTGCTGCGGCGCGATGACGTCCCCGAAGCGGTCGGCGTGCCCCTTCTAGGGGGGATCGTCGGCGCGATCCTCGCAAACATCCGCCTCGGGGTGATTCCAGATCCGACCGCCGACCAGGGGACGCTCGCGCGGTTCGTCTCTTGGCAGGTTGGCGGCGGGCCGACGATCGCCGCCGGCGTCGATCTCGGGACGATCCTCGTGACGATCGGACTCGGAGCCCTCTCGTTCTACTGGGTGCGACAGCGGGTTCTCGTCTCCGTCGAGGACGGCATCCGGTCGTTTCTACTGGTGCTTGGCGGTATCGTCGCGTTCTCCTCGGGCGGCTCGCAGGTGGGACTCGCGACCGGTCCCCTCGAGAACCTCTTTCGTGTCGAACTCGGACTTCCGGGGATCGTCCTGCTCGCGATCGGTGCGACCGGCCTCCTCGCCGGCGCCTGGATGGCCGCGCCGCGGCTGTTACAGGCGACCTCTCGGGAGTACGCCCAGCTCGGCGTGAGACGATCGATCGCGGCGCTCGTCCCAGGATTCATCATCGCCCAGCTGGCGATCGCGCTCGGAATTCCAATCTCGGTCAACAACATCATCCTCTCGGGAGTCATCGGAGGTGGACTGGCAGCAGGTTCGGCGGGCGTCTCGAAGCGAAAGATCGGCTTCACGATCAGCTTCTGGGTACTGACGCTTGGGAGTTCGATCGTCGTCGGATATGGAGTATACCAGCTGTTGGCGGCAGTCATGGGCGGCTAA
- a CDS encoding universal stress protein: MTGPSHVLVPTLGRPREDDALAYAIEQFPEAKVTLLAVVTPLDAPLSEGGVLERDEARTEQTRANAEATLESAVGSAAADRVRIDLVEGRPGTVVPAYARDANADHVVMQGHDAGTKGLARRLLGRSIAATVVDRTAAPVTVLD, encoded by the coding sequence ATGACCGGTCCGTCCCACGTCCTCGTACCCACGCTCGGCCGGCCCCGCGAGGACGACGCGCTCGCGTACGCTATCGAGCAGTTTCCCGAGGCGAAGGTGACGCTGCTTGCCGTCGTGACGCCCCTCGACGCCCCGCTCAGCGAAGGCGGCGTTCTCGAACGAGACGAGGCGCGCACCGAACAGACCCGGGCGAACGCCGAGGCGACACTCGAATCGGCGGTGGGATCGGCTGCGGCAGACCGCGTTCGAATCGACCTCGTCGAGGGCCGACCCGGAACCGTCGTTCCCGCCTACGCTCGCGACGCGAACGCCGACCACGTCGTCATGCAGGGCCACGACGCTGGGACGAAGGGACTCGCCCGCCGACTTCTTGGCCGAAGCATCGCTGCGACGGTGGTCGACCGAACGGCCGCTCCCGTCACCGTTCTCGACTAA
- a CDS encoding ATP-dependent DNA helicase: protein MNVEELSGLPSGAVSHFRAEGIEALYPPQAAAVEAGATDGKSLVAAVPTASGKTMIAALGMLSAVERGGKALYIVPLRALASEKKAEFDAYEEFGVTTGVSVGDYESTDDWLATKDLIVATSEKVDSLVRNGADWLSDLTCVVSDEVHLVDDRNRGPTLEVTLAKLRELNPGLQTVALSATVGNAGEIADWLDAELVETDWRPIELQTGVHYGNAVEFDDGSTREVPVEGSERQEAALVRDILREDGSSLVFVSSRRNAEAAAKRLGQVSGRELTDGERAELAELAAEIREDSDTETSADLADCVERGAAFHHAGLSSTQRSLVEEAFRERLLKVISATPTLAAGVNTPARRVIVRDWRRFDSSAGGMAPLDVLEVHQMMGRAGRPGLDPYGEAVLIASSHDEREELFDRYVWGEPEPVRSKLAAEPALRTHVLATIASGFARTREGLLAFMDATLYASQSTESGRLERVTDDVLAYLERNDFIEREGGAGTAADEAGENEEDAADAFTSAAELVDESDGGSESGTIDLQATSLGHTVSRLYLDPMSAAEIVHGLEGADERPTALGLYQLVSRTPDMYELYLRSGEDETFGELFFERESELLGDVPSEYEEGRFEDWLAALKTGKLLEDWAEEDDEERLTERYKIGPGDLRGKVDTAEWLLGAAESLAGEIDSEWTTAVREARARVEHGVREELLELVSIRGVGRKRARQLHAVGIETRADLREVDKGVVLAALKGEKTAETILENAGREEYSMDDVEPRTDAEGVESGSDGGDEAAGGGAASDSDEPDANANQSSLGEFQ from the coding sequence ATGAACGTCGAGGAGCTGTCGGGGCTCCCGTCCGGCGCCGTCTCGCACTTCCGGGCGGAAGGGATCGAAGCGCTCTACCCGCCACAGGCGGCGGCCGTCGAGGCCGGCGCGACCGACGGGAAGAGCCTCGTCGCCGCCGTCCCCACGGCCAGCGGGAAGACGATGATCGCCGCCCTCGGGATGCTGTCGGCAGTCGAGCGCGGCGGGAAAGCGCTGTACATCGTCCCCCTGCGAGCGCTCGCCAGCGAGAAGAAGGCCGAGTTCGACGCCTACGAGGAGTTCGGCGTGACGACGGGCGTCTCGGTCGGTGATTACGAGTCGACCGACGACTGGCTCGCGACAAAGGACCTGATCGTCGCGACCAGCGAGAAAGTCGACTCGCTCGTGCGAAACGGGGCCGACTGGCTCTCGGATCTCACCTGCGTCGTCTCCGACGAGGTCCACCTGGTCGACGACCGCAATCGAGGACCGACACTGGAGGTGACACTGGCGAAGCTCCGAGAGCTGAATCCGGGGCTCCAGACGGTCGCGCTCTCGGCGACGGTCGGCAACGCGGGCGAGATTGCCGACTGGCTCGACGCCGAACTGGTCGAGACCGACTGGCGACCGATCGAGCTCCAGACCGGAGTTCACTACGGCAACGCCGTGGAGTTCGACGACGGCTCGACCCGAGAGGTTCCGGTCGAGGGCTCTGAGCGCCAGGAGGCTGCGCTCGTCCGGGATATCCTCCGAGAGGACGGCTCCTCGCTCGTGTTCGTCAGCTCCCGACGCAACGCGGAAGCGGCCGCAAAACGGCTCGGGCAGGTTTCGGGACGTGAGCTCACGGACGGTGAGCGCGCCGAGCTGGCCGAACTCGCAGCGGAGATCCGCGAAGATAGCGACACCGAGACGAGCGCAGATCTGGCAGACTGCGTCGAACGGGGCGCCGCCTTCCACCACGCCGGGCTCTCGAGCACGCAACGGAGCCTCGTCGAGGAGGCCTTCCGCGAGCGTCTGCTGAAGGTGATCTCGGCGACGCCGACGCTTGCAGCCGGGGTGAATACGCCCGCGCGGCGTGTGATCGTCCGCGACTGGCGACGGTTCGACTCGAGCGCGGGCGGAATGGCCCCTCTCGACGTCTTGGAAGTCCACCAGATGATGGGGCGGGCGGGCAGGCCGGGACTCGACCCCTACGGCGAGGCAGTGCTGATCGCGAGCAGCCACGACGAGCGCGAGGAGCTGTTCGACCGGTACGTCTGGGGCGAGCCCGAGCCGGTCCGTTCGAAGCTGGCGGCCGAGCCCGCCCTGCGCACGCACGTTCTCGCGACGATCGCCTCCGGCTTCGCCCGGACGCGAGAGGGGCTGCTCGCCTTCATGGACGCGACACTGTACGCGAGCCAGTCGACCGAGTCGGGCCGCCTCGAGCGCGTCACCGACGATGTCCTCGCGTACCTGGAGCGAAACGACTTCATCGAGCGCGAGGGGGGAGCTGGAACGGCTGCCGACGAAGCGGGCGAAAATGAGGAGGACGCGGCGGACGCGTTCACCTCCGCCGCAGAGCTCGTGGACGAAAGCGATGGCGGGAGCGAGAGCGGCACGATCGATCTGCAGGCGACGAGCCTGGGCCACACCGTCTCTCGGCTCTACCTCGACCCCATGAGTGCCGCCGAGATCGTCCACGGACTCGAGGGCGCGGATGAACGCCCGACCGCGCTCGGCCTCTACCAGCTCGTCTCGCGAACCCCGGACATGTACGAACTCTACCTCCGGTCGGGCGAGGACGAGACCTTCGGCGAGCTGTTCTTCGAGCGCGAGTCGGAGCTACTCGGCGACGTTCCGAGCGAGTACGAGGAGGGGCGATTCGAGGACTGGCTCGCCGCCTTGAAGACCGGCAAACTCCTCGAAGACTGGGCCGAAGAGGACGACGAGGAACGGCTCACCGAGCGATACAAGATCGGGCCCGGAGACCTCCGCGGGAAAGTCGATACGGCGGAGTGGCTGCTCGGCGCGGCCGAGTCCCTGGCGGGCGAAATCGACAGTGAGTGGACCACCGCCGTCCGAGAGGCCCGCGCCCGCGTCGAGCACGGCGTCCGCGAAGAGCTGCTCGAACTGGTCTCGATCCGGGGTGTCGGCCGCAAGCGCGCCCGTCAGCTCCACGCGGTCGGCATCGAAACCCGGGCAGATCTCCGAGAGGTCGACAAGGGCGTCGTCCTCGCGGCGCTCAAGGGGGAGAAGACGGCCGAGACGATCCTCGAGAACGCCGGCCGCGAGGAGTACTCGATGGACGACGTCGAACCCCGAACCGACGCCGAGGGTGTCGAATCGGGGTCGGACGGGGGCGACGAGGCGGCGGGTGGCGGCGCGGCGAGTGACTCGGACGAGCCAGACGCGAATGCGAACCAGTCCAGCCTGGGTGAGTTCCAGTGA